A segment of the Bacillota bacterium genome:
AAGCGCGCCGTGGTTCGCGAGAAGCATTGCGTCGCACTCGCATATCTTCTTCGCTACAGCCGCCGGAACTTGCTCGGTGGTTGGTGTAGCATATTCCGAGAGTCCGATCTTGCCGAGGTTGAACACCACCTCGGGCAAGGTGATCCTGTCGAATCCCACTCCCGCCACGGCGAACCCTGTCGCCGTCGGAGGATGAGCGTGGACCACTGCCCTTATCCCCGGACGCAGTCGGTATACTGCAAGGTGCATCTTCATCTCGGTGGTGGGCTTCATGAACCCTGAAAGGACTTCGCCTTTCAGATTCACCTTGATAATCTGGTCCGGACTCATGAACCCTTTGCTGACCCCGGTCGGGGTGATCAGGAGTTCGTCCTCGGTGATCCGGGCGCTTATGTTCCCATCGTTGGCCGCCACGAAGTCTTTGGCGTACAGCCGACGCCCAACCTCCACGATAATGTTCCTGAGGTCGCTTTCTGTCGACACCTGGTTTCCTCCAATCAAGGCCAAGGTATCAGGCCTTACCGTACTTATACAGGAACCTGAACCTCTC
Coding sequences within it:
- a CDS encoding class II aldolase/adducin family protein; protein product: MSTESDLRNIIVEVGRRLYAKDFVAANDGNISARITEDELLITPTGVSKGFMSPDQIIKVNLKGEVLSGFMKPTTEMKMHLAVYRLRPGIRAVVHAHPPTATGFAVAGVGFDRITLPEVVFNLGKIGLSEYATPTTEQVPAAVAKKICECDAMLLANHGALTVGTDLFDAYYKMETLEAVAKISLVAKLLGNENALTDAQQKELFEIRSRLRPEDTGCIQHADYPEQAVATQEGGTNFCNGGTCTGEGTIGSCQTPTDLDRLIARITREMLPFLSK